The following are encoded together in the Ictalurus punctatus breed USDA103 chromosome 1, Coco_2.0, whole genome shotgun sequence genome:
- the mfsd1l gene encoding major facilitator superfamily domain-containing protein 1 isoform X1, with protein MAKPAERAYYRFLVLFFNCMLTFGSYFCFDIPSVLQQQFHGNLTCVNSTLGNETVCVEGLGMTAQEYNLLYAVYAWTNAVVVIMAGFLIDKLGNRFGVFLFSFLCVLGSSIFALGSHFKGSPYLLPLMLMGRLLFGSGNGSLTIVQNRITVFWFRGKELALAFGLTLAFSRLGSILNFFLTHRFEAQYGMQWTLWGGTLLCVLGFLSAIMVSVLDKVGMKQLGLEGTIQEESRKVRVQDVRLLCLRYWLLVFTIMFFYNGIFPFIADASKFIQDKYEGYTQKQAAYTVGAVYDSSLVLLAAVGILIDYVGLRGVFAVLCAVCTLPVFGLLAFTFVPPLVSTIWLGITYSFAAASMWPSIPLVVPRSTLGTAMGLATSVQMMGVGLCNLIVGEILGVENSDVKIPLWRWQRMMIFMLANTVGCIITSTVLNIIDWRKGGTLNKMTKRSDLQDL; from the exons ATGGCGAAACCAGCTGAGAGAG cATATTACCGGTTCTTGGTGCTGTTCTTTAACTGCATGCTGACGTTCGGCTCATACTTCTGCTTCGACATCCCCAGTGTCCTACAGCAACAGTTCCACGGG AACTTGACGTGTGTGAACTCCACGCTGGGGaatgagacggtgtgtgtggAGGGACTCGGCATGACTGCTCAGGAGTACAACCTACTGTACGCTGTCTACGCATGGAC GAACGCTGTGGTGGTGATCATGGCAGGATTCCTGATTGACAAACTGGGCAACcgct tcggCGTGTTCCTTTTCTCCTTCCTGTGTGTGTTAGGATCCTCCATCTTTGCGTTAGGGTCTCATTTTAAAGGATCTCCGTACCTGCTGCCGCTCATGCTGATGGGTCGCCTGCTGTTTGGCTCTGGAAACGGCTCTCTAACTa ttGTACAGAACAGGATCACAGTGTTCTGGTTCAGAGGGAAGGAGTTAGCTTTAGCGTTTGGTCTCACTCTCGCCTTCTCTCGACTTGGCTCCATCCTCAACTTCTTCCTCACTCACCGGTTCGAGGCTCAGTATGGCATGCAGTGGACACTGTGGGGGG gtacactgctgtgtgtgctgGGTTTCCTCTCTGCTATAATGGTCAGTGTTCTGGATAAAGTGGGCATGAAACAGCTCGGGCTGGAAGGAACAATACAGGAGGAGTCACGCAAAGTG agggtGCAGGATGTGCGTTTGCTCTGTCTGCGTTACTGGTTGCTGGTTTTCACCATCATGTTTTTCTACAATGGCATTTTCCCCTTCATCGCTGACGCCAG taagtTTATCCAGGATAAGTATGAGGGTTACACTCAGAAGCAGGCGGCCTACACCGTGGGTGCTGTGTACGACAGCTCACTGGTGTTATTAGCTGCTGTGGGCATTCTCATT gactatGTGGGTTTGCGTGGTGTGTTTGCCGTACTGTGTGCGGTGTGTACACTACCTGTGTTTGGGTTACTGGCCTTCACCTTCGTCCCTCCGCTCGTCTCCACCATCTGGCTCGGGATCACCTACTCCTTCGCcgca GCGAGTATGTGGCCCTCCATCCCCCTGGTGGTTCCCCGCTCCACCCTCGGGACAGCGATGGGTTTGGCGACGTCAGTGCAGATGATGGGCGTCGGACTGTGTAACCTCATCGTGGGAGAGATACTGGGGGTGGAAAACAG tgaTGTTAAGATTCCTCTATGGCGATGGCAGCGAATGATGATCTTCATGTTAGCGAACACTGTCGGCTGCATCATCACATCTACTGTACTGAACATCATCGACTGGagaaag ggaggcACGTTGAACAAGATGACGAAGAGATCAGACTTGCAGGATCTCTGA
- the mfsd1l gene encoding major facilitator superfamily domain-containing protein 1 isoform X2 yields MTAQEYNLLYAVYAWTNAVVVIMAGFLIDKLGNRFGVFLFSFLCVLGSSIFALGSHFKGSPYLLPLMLMGRLLFGSGNGSLTIVQNRITVFWFRGKELALAFGLTLAFSRLGSILNFFLTHRFEAQYGMQWTLWGGTLLCVLGFLSAIMVSVLDKVGMKQLGLEGTIQEESRKVRVQDVRLLCLRYWLLVFTIMFFYNGIFPFIADASKFIQDKYEGYTQKQAAYTVGAVYDSSLVLLAAVGILIDYVGLRGVFAVLCAVCTLPVFGLLAFTFVPPLVSTIWLGITYSFAAASMWPSIPLVVPRSTLGTAMGLATSVQMMGVGLCNLIVGEILGVENSDVKIPLWRWQRMMIFMLANTVGCIITSTVLNIIDWRKGGTLNKMTKRSDLQDL; encoded by the exons ATGACTGCTCAGGAGTACAACCTACTGTACGCTGTCTACGCATGGAC GAACGCTGTGGTGGTGATCATGGCAGGATTCCTGATTGACAAACTGGGCAACcgct tcggCGTGTTCCTTTTCTCCTTCCTGTGTGTGTTAGGATCCTCCATCTTTGCGTTAGGGTCTCATTTTAAAGGATCTCCGTACCTGCTGCCGCTCATGCTGATGGGTCGCCTGCTGTTTGGCTCTGGAAACGGCTCTCTAACTa ttGTACAGAACAGGATCACAGTGTTCTGGTTCAGAGGGAAGGAGTTAGCTTTAGCGTTTGGTCTCACTCTCGCCTTCTCTCGACTTGGCTCCATCCTCAACTTCTTCCTCACTCACCGGTTCGAGGCTCAGTATGGCATGCAGTGGACACTGTGGGGGG gtacactgctgtgtgtgctgGGTTTCCTCTCTGCTATAATGGTCAGTGTTCTGGATAAAGTGGGCATGAAACAGCTCGGGCTGGAAGGAACAATACAGGAGGAGTCACGCAAAGTG agggtGCAGGATGTGCGTTTGCTCTGTCTGCGTTACTGGTTGCTGGTTTTCACCATCATGTTTTTCTACAATGGCATTTTCCCCTTCATCGCTGACGCCAG taagtTTATCCAGGATAAGTATGAGGGTTACACTCAGAAGCAGGCGGCCTACACCGTGGGTGCTGTGTACGACAGCTCACTGGTGTTATTAGCTGCTGTGGGCATTCTCATT gactatGTGGGTTTGCGTGGTGTGTTTGCCGTACTGTGTGCGGTGTGTACACTACCTGTGTTTGGGTTACTGGCCTTCACCTTCGTCCCTCCGCTCGTCTCCACCATCTGGCTCGGGATCACCTACTCCTTCGCcgca GCGAGTATGTGGCCCTCCATCCCCCTGGTGGTTCCCCGCTCCACCCTCGGGACAGCGATGGGTTTGGCGACGTCAGTGCAGATGATGGGCGTCGGACTGTGTAACCTCATCGTGGGAGAGATACTGGGGGTGGAAAACAG tgaTGTTAAGATTCCTCTATGGCGATGGCAGCGAATGATGATCTTCATGTTAGCGAACACTGTCGGCTGCATCATCACATCTACTGTACTGAACATCATCGACTGGagaaag ggaggcACGTTGAACAAGATGACGAAGAGATCAGACTTGCAGGATCTCTGA